The following nucleotide sequence is from Nitrospira sp..
ATCACCGTGACGGTCTCGGTCCGCAAGAAAGGCACGAATGATGGCCGAGTCGACCAATTCTGGAGTCGGAGGAACCGGGGTCAGCGCACCACGCGCAAAAGTCTCAAACTGAGCCAGATCAGAGGTGTAGGCCCGGATGGTTTGGGCCGAACATCCTTGCTGCACGGTCAAGGTGTTCAGGAAATCCCGGATTGCGCGATCCATGCGTCAAAATCCTCAACGGCTCGTTGCTGGATGAGACGCCGCTTCTGATCCTTGTCGCGCGTCTTAGCGGAGAGAGGCGGGAAGAGTCCGAAGTTGGTGTTCATGGGTTGAAAATGCGCCGGATCGCTGTTCATGAGATGGGCGATGAGGCAGCCATGCGCGCTGGTCGGCGGCGGCGCCACCAAGGGTTGTCCGGCCATGAGTCGAGCCGCATTGATTCCGGCAAGCCCTCCCATGGCCGCAGATTCGGTGTAGCCCTCGACTCCGACAAGCTGTCCGGCAAAAAAGAGAGACTCCCGCGACTTGAGTTGTAACGTCCCTCGCAAGAGCTGCGGCGAGTTGATGAAGGTGTTGCGATGAAGGCTGCCGAAACGCAGGAACTCGGCCTGCTCCAAACCCGGAATCATCCGAAAGACACGGCGCTGCTCCGGATAAGTCATTTTGGTCTGAAAACCGACCATGTTATAGCAGGTGCCATGCACGTTCTCGGTACGGAGCTGGACCACGGCATAGGGGCGTCGCCCAGTCTTGGGATCTTCCAAGCCCACGGGCTTCAACGGGCCGAACTGCATGGTCTGCCGACCTCGTTCCGCCATGACTTCGATCGGGATGCAGCTTTCAAAGTAGGGCACCTTCTCAAATTCCTTCGGCTGCACCTTTTCCGCAGCCATCATCGCGTCATACAGAGCATTGTAGGCCGCTTCATCCAACGGGCAATTGAGATAGTCATCCCCGCCCTTGCCGTAGCGGGAGGCTCGGTAGGCGATATTCATATCGATGGAATCGGCATCGATGATGGGTGAAATGGCGTCATAAAAGTACAGATGCCGTGCATTGGTCAGCTCAGCAATAGCCTTCGACAACTGGTCCGACGTGAGAGGACCGGTCGCGATGATACAAGTGGCATCGGATGGAATCGCCGCCACTTCCTCGCGAACGATCCGAATATGAGGATGGTCCTCCAACGCGCGAGTGATGAACCGGGCGAACTCTTCACGATCGACCGCCAAAGCCGAGCCAGCCGGGACACGCGCCGCTTCTGCCGCGCGAATGACGAGGGAGTTCAATCGGCGCATCTCAGCCTTTAAAATCCCGGGAGCATTCAGCGGGTCGGCCGATCCCAAGGAATTCGAGCACACCAATTCGGCCAAGTTCCCGGTCTTGTGGGCCTTGGTCATCTCCTTTGGACGCATTTCGTACAGGGTCACCTTGACCCCGCGAGCGGCGGCTTGCCAGGCCGCTTCCGAACCGGCTAAGCCCCCCCCAATAATCACAATATCGTCGCGCATGAACGGGAAACTCTTGAAATGTGGAAGGAAGCCCATTGTAAGAATCGGCTTTTCAGGATGTCAAGAAACGCGCCGCCTCTTCCAAATCAGACGGGTGTGCAACCGATGGTGCCACTATGAGTTTGTTGCTCCCTTTCGCCGGACCATGCTACACTGCGCCCGCGTGGGCGATTAGCTCAGTGGGAGAGCGCTTCCTTCACACGGAAGAGGCCAC
It contains:
- the trmFO gene encoding methylenetetrahydrofolate--tRNA-(uracil(54)-C(5))-methyltransferase (FADH(2)-oxidizing) TrmFO is translated as MRDDIVIIGGGLAGSEAAWQAAARGVKVTLYEMRPKEMTKAHKTGNLAELVCSNSLGSADPLNAPGILKAEMRRLNSLVIRAAEAARVPAGSALAVDREEFARFITRALEDHPHIRIVREEVAAIPSDATCIIATGPLTSDQLSKAIAELTNARHLYFYDAISPIIDADSIDMNIAYRASRYGKGGDDYLNCPLDEAAYNALYDAMMAAEKVQPKEFEKVPYFESCIPIEVMAERGRQTMQFGPLKPVGLEDPKTGRRPYAVVQLRTENVHGTCYNMVGFQTKMTYPEQRRVFRMIPGLEQAEFLRFGSLHRNTFINSPQLLRGTLQLKSRESLFFAGQLVGVEGYTESAAMGGLAGINAARLMAGQPLVAPPPTSAHGCLIAHLMNSDPAHFQPMNTNFGLFPPLSAKTRDKDQKRRLIQQRAVEDFDAWIAQSGIS